A section of the Microbulbifer pacificus genome encodes:
- the putA gene encoding bifunctional proline dehydrogenase/L-glutamate gamma-semialdehyde dehydrogenase PutA, with protein MPTHFAGDLKNARQKAREYLHADENQCVSELLAAPRPGEALREKILATASQLVVKSREQRSKRGTLDAFLQQFGLSNKEGVALMCLAESLLRVPDADTADKLIAEKVHSGDWSSHRGQSDSLFVNASTWGLMLTGSIVELDPDITEKPSTWMKRLVSRMGEPMVRTSMMQAMKIMGGQYVLGRTIKEALKRGPAENKPGTRFSFDMLGEGARTMADAKRYFDSYMMAIEAIGADNTKRDVVEANGISIKLSALHPRYSELQRERVMTELLPQVKALCAAAAKYQMGLNIDAEEADRLDISLDIFEALARDPELSDWQGLGFVLQAYQKRAPHVADWLIALGRDSGRKLMVRLVKGAYWDSEIKHAQQMGLSDYPVYTRKCHTDLSYQVCARKLLDANDAIYPQFATHNAYTVGLILEMAGNRSDFEFQRLHGMGHLLYDQIEAVHGKRVPVRVYAPVGAHRDLLPYLVRRLLENGANSSFVNRFMDENTPVNVLVQDTLKLSEACNPYRHPEIPVPGDIYIGHEVLPRKNSHGFELTDPIAFAPLKQAVEASAGKTWTGGPIVDGIAGKADLAVVNPATGEVVGHTANTDAALIDQAFTSAAEHQRAWNRIGGEARANILDKVADLYEQHIDELVAMICREAGRTLNDGISEVREAVDFCRYYANGARQHFSKPTVLPGPTGESNELSLCGRGVFVCISPWNFPLAIFTGQVVAALAAGNAVMAKPAEQTPLIAARAVQLMHEAGIPKKILHLITGTGAAIGKPLLDHPRVAGVAFTGSTETAKHINMQLAAKDGPIVPLIAETGGQNVMIVDSTALPEQVVDDVINSAFLSAGQRCSALRILCVQDVIADNLLNMLKGACEELVLGDPSKLETDIGPVIDEKALGMLERHRELMNVEGKTLFAFDESKRPQSGTFFGPQVVEIKDINLLKREVFGPFLHVVRFKAEELEEVIRRINATGYGLTFGLHSRIEGRAGAIFKRIDAGNCYINRDMVGAVVGVNPFGGMGLSGTGPKAGGPHYLFRFANEKTKTVNTVATGGNTQLFTLGQ; from the coding sequence ATGCCAACACACTTCGCCGGGGATCTGAAGAACGCGCGCCAGAAGGCCCGTGAATACCTGCATGCCGACGAAAACCAGTGCGTCAGCGAACTGCTGGCCGCCCCGCGCCCGGGCGAGGCCCTGCGCGAGAAGATCCTCGCCACTGCCAGCCAGCTGGTGGTGAAATCCCGCGAGCAGCGCAGCAAGCGCGGCACGCTGGACGCCTTCCTGCAGCAATTTGGCCTTTCCAATAAGGAAGGTGTAGCCCTGATGTGTCTGGCGGAGTCCCTGTTGCGGGTACCGGATGCCGATACTGCAGACAAGCTGATTGCGGAAAAGGTTCACTCCGGGGACTGGTCCAGCCACCGCGGCCAGTCTGATTCCCTGTTCGTGAATGCCTCCACCTGGGGCCTGATGCTCACCGGCAGCATCGTCGAGCTGGATCCGGATATTACCGAAAAACCGTCCACCTGGATGAAGAGACTCGTCAGTCGCATGGGCGAGCCCATGGTCCGCACCTCCATGATGCAGGCCATGAAGATCATGGGTGGCCAGTACGTCCTCGGTCGCACCATCAAGGAAGCCCTGAAGCGCGGCCCGGCGGAGAACAAGCCCGGCACCCGCTTCTCTTTCGACATGCTGGGCGAAGGCGCCCGCACCATGGCAGACGCCAAGCGCTACTTCGACTCCTACATGATGGCCATCGAAGCCATCGGTGCCGACAACACCAAGCGCGATGTAGTGGAAGCCAACGGCATCTCCATCAAGCTCTCCGCCCTGCACCCGCGCTACAGCGAACTGCAGCGCGAGCGCGTAATGACCGAGCTCCTGCCGCAGGTAAAAGCCCTGTGTGCCGCCGCCGCCAAATACCAGATGGGCCTCAACATCGACGCCGAGGAAGCGGACCGCCTGGATATCTCCCTGGATATTTTCGAAGCCCTGGCCCGCGATCCGGAACTGAGCGACTGGCAGGGTCTCGGCTTTGTACTGCAGGCCTACCAGAAGCGCGCGCCCCACGTGGCGGACTGGCTGATCGCGCTGGGCCGCGACAGCGGCCGCAAGCTGATGGTGCGACTGGTAAAAGGTGCCTACTGGGACAGCGAGATCAAACACGCCCAGCAGATGGGCCTGAGCGACTACCCGGTATACACCCGCAAATGCCACACCGACCTCTCCTACCAGGTGTGTGCGCGCAAACTGCTGGATGCCAACGATGCGATCTACCCGCAGTTTGCCACCCACAACGCCTACACCGTGGGCCTGATCCTGGAAATGGCCGGCAACCGCAGCGACTTTGAATTCCAGCGCCTGCACGGTATGGGCCACCTGCTGTACGACCAGATCGAAGCGGTACACGGCAAGCGCGTGCCGGTACGCGTTTACGCCCCGGTGGGCGCACACCGCGACCTGCTGCCCTACCTGGTGCGCCGCCTGCTGGAAAACGGGGCCAACAGCTCGTTCGTAAACCGTTTTATGGATGAGAACACCCCGGTCAACGTACTGGTGCAGGACACCCTGAAACTGAGCGAAGCCTGCAACCCCTACCGCCACCCGGAAATTCCGGTGCCGGGCGATATCTATATCGGCCACGAGGTTCTGCCGCGGAAAAATTCCCATGGCTTCGAGCTCACCGACCCCATCGCTTTTGCTCCCCTGAAGCAGGCCGTGGAAGCCTCTGCAGGCAAGACCTGGACCGGTGGCCCGATTGTCGACGGTATTGCCGGCAAAGCCGATCTGGCGGTAGTCAACCCCGCTACCGGTGAAGTGGTTGGCCACACCGCCAATACCGACGCAGCGCTGATCGACCAGGCATTTACTTCTGCCGCCGAACACCAGCGCGCGTGGAACCGTATTGGCGGTGAAGCCCGTGCAAATATTCTCGACAAGGTTGCCGATCTGTACGAGCAGCATATCGACGAACTGGTGGCGATGATCTGCCGCGAAGCCGGCCGCACCCTGAACGACGGCATCAGTGAAGTGCGTGAGGCAGTGGACTTCTGCCGCTACTACGCCAACGGCGCGCGCCAGCACTTCAGCAAGCCTACCGTTCTGCCCGGGCCCACCGGCGAGAGCAACGAGCTGAGCCTGTGTGGACGCGGTGTGTTCGTGTGTATCAGCCCGTGGAACTTCCCACTGGCGATCTTCACCGGTCAGGTGGTTGCGGCGCTGGCCGCAGGTAACGCGGTAATGGCGAAGCCTGCGGAACAGACCCCGCTGATCGCTGCCCGCGCCGTGCAGCTGATGCATGAAGCCGGCATCCCGAAGAAGATTCTGCACCTGATCACCGGCACCGGCGCCGCCATCGGCAAACCGCTACTGGATCACCCGCGCGTTGCCGGCGTGGCCTTTACCGGCTCCACCGAAACCGCCAAGCACATCAACATGCAACTGGCGGCCAAAGACGGTCCCATCGTGCCGTTGATCGCCGAAACCGGCGGCCAGAACGTGATGATCGTGGATTCCACCGCACTGCCCGAGCAGGTAGTGGACGACGTCATCAACTCCGCATTCCTGAGTGCCGGTCAGCGCTGTTCTGCACTGCGCATCCTGTGTGTACAGGACGTGATCGCAGACAACCTGCTGAACATGCTGAAAGGTGCGTGTGAGGAGCTGGTACTGGGCGATCCATCCAAACTGGAAACCGATATCGGCCCGGTGATCGACGAGAAAGCCCTCGGCATGCTGGAAAGACACCGCGAACTGATGAATGTGGAAGGCAAAACCCTGTTTGCGTTTGACGAAAGCAAGCGCCCGCAGAGCGGCACCTTCTTCGGTCCGCAGGTGGTAGAGATCAAGGACATCAATCTGCTGAAACGCGAAGTCTTCGGTCCCTTCCTGCACGTAGTGCGCTTCAAGGCCGAGGAACTGGAAGAGGTGATCCGTCGTATCAATGCCACCGGCTACGGCCTGACCTTTGGCCTGCACTCCCGCATCGAAGGCCGCGCCGGCGCCATCTTCAAGCGCATTGACGCGGGCAACTGCTACATCAACCGCGACATGGTTGGTGCGGTTGTGGGCGTGAACCCCTTCGGCGGCATGGGCCTCTCCGGCACCGGCCCCAAAGCGGGCGGCCCACACTACCTGTTCCGCTTTGCCAACGAGAAGACCAAGACGGTCAACACCGTGGCGACTGGTGGCAACACACAGCTGTTCACCCTCGGTCAGTAA
- a CDS encoding Lrp/AsnC ligand binding domain-containing protein produces MSRKLEDLDRIDRQILRILQRAGRLPNVELARRVNLSPTPCLERVKRLEREGFIKDYVALLDPLKVHAGLVVYIQVSLTDTATEALEAFNKHVSGLDEVQECHMVAGGFDYLVKIRIKDMLGYRQFLGEKLASVPGVRETHTYVVIEEVKTDTSVAVPDPEPKSGKR; encoded by the coding sequence ATGTCTCGTAAGTTGGAAGATCTGGATCGTATTGACCGTCAGATTCTGCGGATTCTGCAGCGTGCAGGCCGCCTTCCCAATGTGGAGCTGGCCCGTCGCGTCAATTTGAGCCCCACACCCTGCCTTGAGCGGGTGAAGCGGCTCGAGCGCGAGGGGTTCATCAAGGACTATGTGGCGCTGCTCGATCCGCTGAAGGTACATGCGGGCCTGGTCGTCTATATCCAGGTATCCCTGACGGATACCGCGACCGAAGCACTGGAAGCCTTCAATAAACATGTGTCCGGCCTCGACGAGGTTCAGGAATGTCATATGGTTGCCGGTGGTTTCGACTACCTGGTAAAAATCCGCATCAAGGATATGCTCGGTTACCGCCAATTCCTTGGCGAAAAGCTGGCTTCCGTACCCGGTGTACGCGAAACCCACACCTATGTGGTTATAGAGGAAGTGAAAACCGATACTTCGGTTGCGGTTCCCGATCCAGAGCCCAAAAGCGGCAAGCGCTGA